A stretch of the Amycolatopsis sp. BJA-103 genome encodes the following:
- a CDS encoding urea amidolyase associated protein UAAP2 → MTTTIVSDTEVAARAPYSTVLRRGETLAIIDLGGNQAVDFLCYDAADTAKRYSAAATISAQRNIFLTTGSVLRTGEGTPLLTVVGDTCGRHDTIGGACSKESNSLRYGQHTRYQHACVENFLTEGAKWGLGKRDLVGNVNWYMNVPVEQDGTLGIVDGISGPGMEVRLRAETDVLVLVSNCPQINNPCNGFDPTPVRMIVTGGDA, encoded by the coding sequence ATGACCACGACGATCGTCTCCGACACCGAGGTCGCCGCGCGCGCCCCGTACTCCACCGTGCTCCGCAGAGGCGAGACACTCGCGATCATCGATCTCGGCGGCAACCAGGCCGTCGACTTCCTCTGCTACGACGCCGCCGACACGGCCAAGCGCTACAGCGCCGCCGCCACGATCTCCGCACAGCGCAACATCTTCCTCACCACCGGCAGCGTGCTGCGCACCGGCGAGGGCACTCCGCTGCTCACCGTCGTCGGGGACACCTGCGGACGGCACGACACGATCGGCGGCGCCTGCAGCAAGGAATCGAACAGCCTCCGCTACGGCCAGCACACGCGGTACCAGCACGCCTGCGTCGAGAACTTCCTGACCGAAGGCGCGAAATGGGGCCTGGGCAAACGGGACCTGGTCGGCAACGTCAACTGGTACATGAACGTGCCGGTCGAGCAGGACGGCACCCTCGGCATCGTCGACGGCATTTCCGGGCCCGGCATGGAGGTCCGGCTGCGTGCCGAGACCGACGTCCTGGTGCTGGTGTCGAACTGCCCGCAGATCAACAACCCGTGCAACGGGTTCGACCCGACTCCGGTCAGAATGATCGTCACCGGCGGTGACGCGTGA
- a CDS encoding allophanate hydrolase: MSVRERVRAAYHRIARVDRPEIWIDLRPEADVLADAESLEARRAAGEPLPLYGKLAAVKGNIDVAGLPTTAACPEFAYRPDEDAPVVARLRAAGALILGTTNLDQFATGLVGTRSPHGAVRNAIDPAYVSGGSSSGSAVAVALGIADLALGTDTAGSGRVPAAYNGIVGLKPTRGLLPTTGVVPACASIDCVTVFARTVDEATAAFACLSEPRDLPVVHRPFRIGVPDAPGPLQDGWAEAFTAAAESYRDAGAELVTVDISAFLAAARLLYEGAFVAERYSAVGEFLDAHPDVVDPAVRQIIGAAKDIPAHRLFGDLATLDGLSREASAVLSTVDCLLLPTTTEHPTIADVEADPLGVNARLGRFTNSTNLLGLSSLAMPGGTVGGLPFGVMLVGPAYADRILADVARLVPRRTRIAVVGAHLRGQPLNHELTSRGGRFVSAGPTAAEYRFFALDTVPPKPGLVRVASEGAPIEAEVWDLPLAGFGEFVAGVPAPLAIGKVRLADGSEVSGFVCEPLAAEDAEDITSYGGWLGYLSR; this comes from the coding sequence ATGAGCGTGCGGGAGCGGGTGCGCGCCGCGTACCACCGGATCGCCCGGGTCGACCGGCCCGAGATCTGGATCGACCTGCGTCCCGAGGCGGACGTGCTCGCCGACGCGGAGAGCCTGGAAGCCCGTCGCGCGGCGGGGGAACCCTTGCCGCTGTACGGGAAACTCGCGGCGGTCAAGGGCAACATCGACGTCGCCGGGCTGCCGACGACGGCGGCCTGCCCCGAGTTCGCCTACCGGCCGGACGAGGACGCGCCGGTGGTGGCGCGGCTGCGCGCGGCCGGGGCGCTGATCCTGGGCACGACCAATCTGGACCAGTTCGCGACCGGGCTGGTCGGCACGCGCAGTCCGCACGGCGCGGTCCGGAACGCGATCGACCCGGCGTACGTGTCGGGCGGATCGAGTTCGGGTTCGGCGGTCGCGGTGGCGCTCGGGATCGCGGATCTCGCGCTGGGCACCGACACCGCCGGATCCGGCCGGGTCCCGGCGGCGTACAACGGGATCGTCGGGTTGAAACCGACGCGGGGACTGCTTCCGACGACCGGAGTCGTGCCCGCGTGCGCGAGCATCGACTGCGTGACCGTGTTCGCGCGGACGGTCGACGAGGCGACGGCGGCGTTCGCCTGCCTGAGCGAGCCCCGGGACCTCCCGGTCGTCCACCGGCCGTTCCGGATCGGCGTACCGGACGCGCCGGGCCCGCTCCAGGACGGCTGGGCGGAGGCGTTCACCGCCGCGGCCGAGTCGTACCGTGACGCGGGCGCCGAGCTCGTCACTGTCGACATATCGGCGTTCCTGGCCGCGGCGCGCCTGCTGTACGAAGGCGCGTTCGTGGCCGAGCGGTATTCGGCGGTCGGCGAGTTCCTCGACGCGCACCCGGACGTGGTCGATCCGGCCGTACGGCAGATCATCGGCGCGGCCAAGGACATCCCGGCCCACCGGTTGTTCGGCGACCTCGCGACGCTCGACGGCCTTTCGCGAGAGGCATCGGCGGTTCTGTCCACTGTGGACTGCCTGTTGCTGCCCACGACGACGGAACACCCGACGATCGCCGACGTCGAAGCCGACCCGCTGGGCGTGAACGCCCGGCTGGGCCGGTTCACGAACTCGACGAATCTGCTGGGCCTTTCGTCATTGGCCATGCCCGGCGGAACCGTCGGCGGGCTGCCGTTCGGGGTGATGCTGGTCGGGCCCGCGTACGCCGACCGGATCCTCGCCGACGTCGCCCGCCTGGTGCCGCGGCGGACGCGGATCGCCGTCGTCGGCGCCCACCTGCGCGGGCAGCCGCTGAACCACGAACTGACCTCGCGGGGCGGGCGGTTCGTCTCGGCGGGACCGACGGCGGCCGAGTACCGGTTCTTCGCGCTGGACACCGTGCCGCCCAAACCCGGTCTCGTCCGGGTCGCCTCGGAGGGCGCGCCGATCGAGGCGGAGGTCTGGGACCTGCCGCTCGCGGGGTTCGGGGAGTTCGTCGCCGGCGTTCCCGCGCCGCTGGCGATCGGCAAGGTGCGGCTGGCCGACGGGAGCGAGGTGTCCGGGTTCGTCTGTGAGCCCTTGGCCGCGGAGGACGCCGAGGACATCACGTCGTACGGCGGGTGGCTCGGGTACTTGAGCCGTTGA
- a CDS encoding urea amidolyase associated protein UAAP1, giving the protein MSTTSTTYGARDHARAQAGTVTDTMPAIPAATWPDPPAGIDPAKLVWAETVAGGGYTHKVLARGTELRLTDLEGDACAHLLLFNADQPWERLNVADTVKVQWNVYLGEAIALLSDQARVLATVVTDESGKHDALCGTSTVDGNAERYGDGSPQGDSPSGNALFTLAAAKHGLTPRDLPPSLSFFQGVHVEADGGLTFEGSSGPGKSVVLRTELPVVVLIANVAHPLDPRPDYTVTPLRVFAQRGEPSTPDSPEWTASPEAQRAFENTADYLTARGIA; this is encoded by the coding sequence ATGAGCACGACATCGACCACGTACGGCGCTCGCGACCACGCGCGTGCCCAAGCGGGCACGGTGACCGACACGATGCCCGCCATCCCCGCGGCCACCTGGCCGGACCCGCCCGCCGGGATCGACCCGGCGAAGCTCGTCTGGGCCGAGACCGTCGCCGGCGGCGGCTACACCCACAAGGTCCTCGCCCGCGGCACCGAACTGCGGCTGACCGACCTCGAGGGCGACGCCTGCGCGCATCTGCTGCTGTTCAACGCCGACCAGCCGTGGGAACGGCTGAACGTCGCGGACACGGTGAAGGTCCAGTGGAACGTGTACCTCGGCGAGGCGATCGCGCTGCTGTCGGATCAGGCGCGGGTCCTCGCGACCGTCGTCACCGACGAGAGCGGCAAGCACGACGCCCTCTGCGGTACGTCCACTGTGGACGGCAACGCCGAACGCTACGGCGACGGAAGCCCGCAGGGCGATTCGCCTTCGGGGAACGCGCTGTTCACGCTGGCCGCCGCGAAGCACGGCCTGACCCCGCGCGATCTGCCACCGAGCCTGTCCTTCTTCCAGGGCGTCCACGTGGAGGCGGACGGCGGCCTGACCTTCGAAGGCTCGTCCGGTCCCGGCAAATCCGTGGTCCTGCGGACCGAGCTCCCGGTCGTCGTCCTGATCGCCAACGTCGCGCATCCGCTCGACCCGCGCCCGGACTACACGGTCACCCCGCTGCGCGTCTTCGCCCAGCGCGGCGAACCGTCCACACCGGACAGTCCTGAATGGACCGCTTCACCCGAGGCACAGCGCGCCTTCGAGAACACCGCCGACTACCTGACCGCCAGGGGGATCGCATGA
- a CDS encoding D-alanyl-D-alanine carboxypeptidase family protein yields the protein MVPTTVISSRRTAISVFAALGLVGVAMVALGATGVAVKPIAGKALAVLEEVPGPESGPTCAVDKRYVDEDTFGMRPDVIDAWNALRTKAKAQNITLCVNDGKRSRAQQQREFDKAVERFGSVEQAKKWALQPETSMHVKGIAVDIQPLNSASWVDKNGGALGWCRRYDNEKWHFEYDPAWVTGGCPALLPSATGN from the coding sequence GTGGTGCCCACCACAGTGATATCCAGCCGCAGGACCGCGATCAGCGTATTCGCGGCGCTGGGGCTCGTCGGGGTCGCGATGGTGGCACTCGGAGCCACCGGCGTGGCCGTCAAACCGATCGCCGGGAAGGCACTCGCGGTCCTCGAAGAGGTCCCCGGCCCCGAGAGCGGACCGACGTGCGCCGTCGACAAGCGTTATGTCGACGAGGACACCTTCGGCATGCGCCCGGACGTGATCGACGCGTGGAACGCCCTGCGCACCAAGGCCAAAGCACAGAACATCACGCTGTGCGTGAACGACGGCAAGCGCAGCCGGGCCCAGCAGCAGCGCGAGTTCGACAAGGCCGTCGAGCGGTTCGGCTCCGTGGAGCAGGCCAAGAAGTGGGCACTGCAGCCGGAGACTTCCATGCACGTCAAGGGAATCGCCGTCGACATCCAGCCGCTGAATTCGGCCTCGTGGGTGGACAAGAACGGCGGCGCGCTCGGCTGGTGCCGCCGCTACGACAACGAGAAGTGGCACTTCGAGTACGACCCGGCCTGGGTCACCGGCGGCTGTCCGGCCCTGCTCCCCAGCGCGACCGGCAACTAG
- a CDS encoding thiolase family protein — translation MAAGATPLAPNARSVRNVAFVEGVRTPFGKAGDKGMYAGTRADDLVVNAIRELLRRHPELPPERVDEVAIAATTQIGDQGLTIGRTAALLAGLPKSVPGFALDRMCAGAMTAVTTTASGIGFGAYDIAIAGGVEHMGRHPMGEGVDPNPRIIADKLVDPTALVMGQTAENLHDRFPAITKQRTDAFAARSQEKYAEAVKTGKIGPELVPVATRSKELGWGLATEDEPPRPGTTLETLAGLKTPFRPHGRITAGNAAGLNDGATAALLADEDTARELGLPIGMRLVGYSFAGVEPEVMGIGPVPATEKLFARTGLSIDDIGLFEINEAFAVQVLAFLDHFGIADDDPRVNQWGGAIACGHPLASSGVRLMTQLSRQFAERPDVRYGLTTMCIGIGMGGTVIWENPAFEGAK, via the coding sequence GTGGCCGCAGGAGCAACACCGCTCGCGCCGAACGCGCGGTCGGTACGCAATGTCGCCTTCGTCGAAGGGGTGCGAACGCCCTTCGGCAAGGCCGGTGACAAGGGCATGTACGCCGGCACCCGTGCCGACGACCTCGTCGTCAACGCCATCCGCGAACTGTTGCGGCGGCATCCCGAACTGCCGCCCGAGCGCGTCGACGAGGTGGCGATCGCCGCCACCACTCAGATCGGGGACCAGGGCCTGACGATCGGCCGCACCGCCGCGCTGCTGGCGGGCCTGCCGAAGTCGGTGCCCGGTTTCGCGCTGGACCGCATGTGCGCGGGCGCGATGACCGCGGTCACCACCACCGCGAGCGGGATCGGCTTCGGCGCCTACGACATCGCGATCGCCGGCGGCGTCGAGCACATGGGCCGCCACCCGATGGGCGAGGGCGTCGACCCGAACCCGCGCATCATCGCCGACAAGCTCGTCGACCCGACGGCGCTGGTGATGGGCCAGACCGCGGAGAACCTGCACGACCGGTTCCCGGCGATCACCAAGCAGCGCACCGACGCCTTCGCCGCGCGCAGCCAGGAGAAGTACGCCGAAGCGGTGAAGACCGGCAAGATCGGCCCCGAGCTGGTCCCGGTCGCCACCCGTTCGAAGGAACTGGGCTGGGGCCTCGCGACCGAAGACGAGCCGCCGCGCCCCGGCACCACGCTCGAGACACTCGCCGGGCTGAAGACGCCGTTCCGCCCGCACGGCCGGATCACCGCGGGCAACGCGGCCGGTCTCAACGACGGCGCCACCGCCGCCCTCCTCGCCGACGAGGACACCGCCCGCGAACTCGGCCTGCCGATCGGCATGCGGCTCGTCGGCTACTCCTTCGCCGGCGTCGAGCCGGAGGTCATGGGCATCGGCCCGGTGCCCGCCACCGAGAAGCTGTTCGCGCGCACCGGCCTGTCGATCGACGACATCGGCCTGTTCGAGATCAACGAGGCGTTCGCCGTCCAGGTCCTCGCCTTCCTCGACCACTTCGGCATCGCCGACGACGATCCGCGCGTCAACCAGTGGGGCGGCGCGATCGCCTGCGGTCACCCGCTCGCGTCCTCCGGTGTCCGGCTGATGACGCAGCTTTCGCGTCAGTTCGCCGAGCGCCCCGACGTGCGCTACGGCCTGACCACCATGTGCATCGGCATCGGCATGGGCGGCACCGTGATCTGGGAGAACCCGGCGTTCGAGGGGGCGAAGTAA
- the uca gene encoding urea carboxylase produces MKLLVANRGEIAVRIIRTAKEMGIATVAVYSDADRTAAHVRLADEAIRLGPAPARESYLLGDAIIEAALKTGADAIHPGYGFLSEDTAFARTAEAAGIRFAGPTADQLEVFGSKHTARAKAVEAGVPLLPGTGLLETLADAEAAAAEIGYPVMLKATGGGGGIGMRACASAGELREAWDAVRSIVAKSFSTSGVFLERLVTRARHVEVQVFGDGAGEVLALGTRDCTLQRRNQKVLEECPAPGLSEAVRDKLVSAAVGLCASVRYRSAGTVEFIYDPDREEAAFLEVNTRLQVEHPVTEAVYGIDLVAWMLRLADGDTGMFATAPEPRGHAVEARVYAEDPAAGHRPSAGLLTRADFPADVRVDTWVEAGTKVTTHYDPLLAKVITVGQDRAGALAALGTALGESRVDGVRTNLGQLRAVAADARLREVTHDTSTLDTITDPEPRIEVLRGGTMTTVQDWPGRLGFWHVGVPPNGPMDDLSLRLGNRALGNHEGTPGLECTVDGVSLRFTDDAIVCVTGSPSPVTLDGEPVPQWAPVEVPAGGVLDVGTGSAGLRAYVLVRGGIDVPDFLGSAATFTLGGFGGHGGRALATGDVLSPGPVPENAVAGAVPEAERPVFSTHWEIGASEGPHAAPEFFTPDDVETFYATDWEVHFNSARTGVRLVGPRPRWAREDGGEAGLHPSNIHDTPYAIGAVDYTGDLPILLGPDGPSLGGFVCPATVVTGQRWKLGQLRPGDTVRFVPITIEHAMSLRETPASAVEASRTPIDDGGIFGRLSTSDENPEVTYRRSGDDNLLIEYGPMKLDLALRMRVHALADRLGAEGLDGVVDLTPGIRSLQVHVDPDVLPVSKLLGLVQEVEHDLPRTADLVVPSRTVRLPLSWDDPATREAIERYMAGVRDDAPWCPWNIEFIRRVNGLSSVDDVYRTVFDAEYLVLGLGDVYLGAPVATPLDPRHRLVTTKYNPARTWTAENSVGIGGSYLCIYGMEGPGGYQFVGRTTQVWSGWRQRGSFEPGSPWLLRFFDRISWYPVSAEELLDLRASSSAGDLELDITDGEFALADHERFLADNAADIAEFRAKQSSAFEAERQAWAAAGEFDPRPEPAGAKVPTTKVEAPPGGHVVEAPFAATVWRVDVEPGKTVGPAETLVILEAMKTEARIPAPAAGEVVEVLVSPGDQVAPGTPLVVLGRSAG; encoded by the coding sequence GTGAAACTGCTCGTCGCCAACCGGGGGGAAATCGCGGTCCGGATCATCCGGACCGCCAAGGAGATGGGCATCGCGACGGTCGCCGTCTACTCCGACGCGGACCGCACCGCCGCACACGTACGACTCGCCGATGAGGCCATCCGACTGGGCCCCGCGCCCGCCAGGGAGAGCTATCTCCTCGGCGACGCGATCATCGAAGCCGCATTGAAGACCGGGGCGGACGCCATCCACCCCGGCTACGGATTCCTGTCCGAGGACACCGCTTTCGCCCGGACGGCGGAAGCGGCGGGGATCCGGTTCGCCGGTCCCACCGCGGACCAGCTCGAAGTCTTCGGCAGCAAGCACACAGCCCGGGCGAAGGCGGTCGAGGCGGGCGTCCCGCTCCTGCCGGGCACCGGCTTGCTGGAGACACTCGCCGACGCCGAGGCCGCGGCAGCCGAAATCGGCTACCCGGTGATGCTCAAGGCCACCGGCGGTGGCGGCGGGATCGGCATGCGCGCCTGCGCTTCGGCCGGAGAACTGCGGGAAGCCTGGGACGCGGTGCGCAGCATCGTGGCCAAGAGCTTCTCGACGTCGGGCGTGTTCCTCGAACGCCTGGTGACCCGCGCGCGGCACGTCGAGGTCCAGGTGTTCGGCGACGGCGCGGGTGAGGTGCTGGCGCTGGGCACGCGGGACTGCACCCTGCAGCGGCGCAACCAGAAGGTGCTCGAAGAGTGCCCCGCGCCGGGTCTTTCCGAAGCGGTGCGCGACAAGCTGGTCTCGGCGGCCGTCGGCCTCTGCGCGTCGGTGCGCTACCGGTCGGCCGGCACGGTCGAGTTCATCTACGACCCGGACCGGGAAGAGGCCGCGTTCCTCGAAGTGAACACGCGGCTGCAGGTCGAGCACCCGGTCACCGAGGCGGTCTACGGGATCGACCTCGTCGCGTGGATGCTCCGGCTCGCCGACGGGGACACCGGGATGTTCGCCACCGCGCCGGAACCGCGCGGGCACGCGGTCGAAGCCCGGGTCTACGCCGAGGATCCGGCCGCCGGGCACCGGCCGAGCGCGGGTCTGCTGACCCGCGCCGACTTCCCCGCCGACGTCAGGGTCGACACCTGGGTCGAGGCAGGCACCAAGGTGACGACGCATTACGACCCCCTGCTCGCCAAGGTGATCACCGTCGGCCAGGACCGGGCGGGGGCACTGGCCGCGCTGGGCACGGCGCTCGGGGAAAGCCGGGTGGACGGCGTCCGCACGAACCTCGGGCAGCTGCGCGCGGTCGCCGCCGACGCCCGGCTCCGGGAGGTCACGCACGACACCTCGACCCTCGACACGATCACCGATCCCGAACCGCGGATCGAGGTCCTGCGCGGCGGCACGATGACCACCGTGCAGGACTGGCCGGGACGGCTGGGGTTCTGGCACGTGGGTGTCCCGCCGAACGGGCCGATGGACGATCTGTCGCTGCGGCTGGGCAACCGCGCGCTGGGCAATCACGAAGGGACACCCGGCCTCGAGTGCACTGTGGACGGTGTCTCCCTGCGGTTCACCGACGACGCAATCGTTTGCGTCACGGGATCCCCGTCCCCGGTGACCCTCGACGGCGAGCCCGTTCCCCAGTGGGCGCCGGTCGAGGTCCCCGCAGGCGGCGTCCTCGACGTCGGCACCGGCTCCGCCGGGCTCCGCGCGTACGTCCTCGTCCGCGGCGGGATCGACGTGCCGGACTTCCTGGGCAGCGCGGCGACGTTCACCCTGGGCGGGTTCGGCGGGCACGGCGGCCGCGCGCTGGCGACCGGCGACGTCCTCTCCCCCGGGCCGGTTCCGGAGAACGCCGTAGCCGGCGCTGTCCCCGAGGCCGAGCGCCCGGTCTTCTCGACGCACTGGGAGATCGGCGCGTCCGAGGGACCGCACGCGGCACCGGAGTTCTTCACCCCGGACGACGTCGAAACGTTCTACGCCACCGACTGGGAGGTGCACTTCAACTCCGCGCGAACCGGCGTCCGGCTCGTCGGGCCCCGGCCACGATGGGCGCGGGAGGACGGCGGCGAGGCGGGACTGCACCCGTCGAACATCCACGACACGCCGTACGCGATCGGTGCCGTCGACTACACCGGCGACCTGCCGATCCTGCTGGGCCCGGACGGGCCGAGCCTCGGCGGTTTCGTCTGCCCGGCGACCGTGGTGACCGGGCAGCGCTGGAAGCTCGGCCAGCTGCGGCCGGGTGACACCGTGCGGTTCGTGCCGATCACCATCGAGCACGCGATGTCGCTCCGGGAGACCCCGGCCTCGGCGGTCGAGGCGAGCCGGACGCCGATCGACGACGGCGGCATCTTCGGCCGTCTGTCCACTTCGGACGAGAATCCCGAGGTCACCTACCGGCGCAGCGGCGACGACAACCTGCTGATCGAGTACGGGCCGATGAAACTCGACCTGGCCCTGCGGATGCGGGTCCACGCCCTCGCCGACAGGCTGGGTGCGGAAGGACTCGACGGTGTCGTCGACCTGACACCGGGCATCCGCTCGCTGCAGGTGCACGTCGATCCGGACGTGCTGCCGGTGTCGAAACTGCTCGGCCTCGTCCAGGAGGTGGAGCACGATCTGCCGCGCACCGCCGATCTCGTGGTGCCGAGCCGGACCGTGCGGCTGCCGTTGTCCTGGGACGATCCGGCGACCCGCGAGGCGATCGAGCGGTACATGGCGGGTGTCCGCGACGACGCGCCGTGGTGCCCGTGGAACATCGAGTTCATCCGGCGGGTCAACGGCCTGTCCAGCGTGGACGACGTCTACCGGACGGTGTTCGACGCGGAGTACCTCGTGCTGGGCCTCGGCGACGTCTATCTCGGCGCGCCGGTGGCCACCCCGCTGGATCCGCGGCACCGGCTGGTCACCACGAAGTACAACCCGGCGCGCACCTGGACCGCGGAGAACTCGGTCGGCATCGGCGGCTCGTACCTGTGCATCTACGGGATGGAAGGCCCCGGCGGCTACCAGTTCGTCGGGCGGACCACGCAGGTGTGGAGCGGCTGGCGGCAGCGGGGTTCGTTCGAGCCGGGTTCGCCGTGGCTGCTGCGGTTCTTCGACCGGATCTCGTGGTATCCCGTGTCCGCCGAAGAACTGCTGGACCTGCGGGCCTCCAGCTCGGCGGGGGACCTGGAACTCGACATCACCGACGGCGAGTTCGCGCTGGCCGACCACGAGCGTTTCCTGGCCGACAACGCCGCCGACATCGCCGAGTTCCGGGCGAAGCAGAGCTCGGCGTTCGAGGCGGAGCGGCAGGCTTGGGCGGCCGCGGGCGAATTCGACCCTCGTCCGGAACCTGCAGGCGCGAAGGTCCCGACCACGAAGGTCGAGGCCCCGCCCGGTGGCCACGTCGTCGAAGCGCCGTTCGCCGCGACTGTGTGGCGCGTGGACGTCGAGCCGGGCAAGACGGTCGGCCCGGCGGAGACGCTGGTGATCCTCGAAGCGATGAAGACCGAGGCGCGGATCCCCGCGCCCGCCGCGGGAGAGGTCGTCGAGGTGCTCGTCTCCCCCGGCGATCAGGTCGCCCCCGGCACGCCGCTGGTGGTACTGGGAAGGAGCGCGGGATGA
- a CDS encoding 3-hydroxyacyl-CoA dehydrogenase NAD-binding domain-containing protein has translation MTFTAEQAKATFPDEVVTNAVTRLVKVPGLSKPVALITLDNGHDHTRPNTFGPQGLVSLNAAIDTAFAAEPAAIAVIGKPFIFAVGADLSGVEAVADPALAREIAQTGHDVFRRLTETEIPTFGFINGAVMGGGLELALSCHYRTLSENTPAIAFPEVFLGLFPGWGGTQLLPNLIGPDAAVTVIIENALAQNKMLKVAQAAELGIVDEVFGSADYLEQSLLWLAKVVNGEITPARREIDRGAGWDAAIARAKAIVDGRTKGASPGATKAVELLELARENDLDRGYAAETDGLAELLMDDTLRAGLYSFNLVNKRAKRPAGAPDKSLARKVNKVGIVGAGLMASQMALLFVRRLKVPVVLTDVDQDRVDKGVSYVHGEIDKLLAKKRVSPDGANRLKALVSGSLDKSAFADADFVIEAVFEELGVKQQVFADLEQYVSPEAILATNTSSLSITAMASRLEHPERVVGFHFFNPVAVMPLLEIVRAEKTDDAALATAFALGKQLKKSSVLVKDASAFVVNRLLLRFLGEVLVTVDEGTPFQVADSALEPLGLPMTPLTLMQLVGPAIALHVGETLHEAFPDRFTVSENLDRFVKAGKKGVWQWDDKGNATVDPEVDELWQRGDSPSTSEQVRDRALAAIAEEIRIMLDEGVVAEAQDIDLCLILGAGWPFWLGGITPYLDRAGVSEKVNGKPFLAPGVASVPLS, from the coding sequence ATGACTTTCACCGCTGAGCAAGCGAAAGCCACTTTCCCCGACGAGGTCGTCACCAACGCCGTCACGCGGTTGGTGAAGGTGCCCGGCCTGTCCAAGCCGGTCGCGCTGATCACGCTGGACAACGGGCACGACCACACCCGGCCGAACACCTTCGGCCCGCAGGGCCTGGTGAGCCTGAACGCCGCGATCGACACCGCCTTCGCCGCCGAACCCGCCGCGATCGCGGTCATCGGCAAACCGTTCATCTTCGCCGTCGGCGCCGACCTTTCCGGTGTCGAAGCGGTCGCGGATCCGGCGCTGGCGCGGGAGATCGCGCAGACCGGGCACGACGTCTTCCGCCGTCTCACCGAAACCGAGATCCCGACCTTCGGGTTCATCAACGGCGCGGTGATGGGCGGCGGGCTCGAACTCGCGCTCTCCTGCCACTACCGCACGCTTTCCGAGAACACCCCCGCGATCGCGTTCCCCGAGGTCTTCCTCGGCCTGTTCCCGGGCTGGGGCGGCACGCAGCTGCTGCCGAACCTGATCGGGCCGGACGCCGCGGTCACCGTGATCATCGAGAACGCGCTGGCACAGAACAAGATGCTGAAGGTCGCGCAGGCGGCGGAACTCGGCATCGTCGACGAGGTCTTCGGCTCGGCCGACTACCTGGAGCAGTCGCTGCTGTGGCTGGCGAAGGTCGTCAACGGCGAGATCACCCCCGCCCGCCGCGAGATCGACCGCGGCGCGGGCTGGGACGCCGCGATCGCCCGCGCCAAGGCCATTGTGGACGGACGCACGAAGGGCGCTTCCCCCGGCGCGACCAAGGCCGTCGAGCTGCTGGAGCTGGCCCGCGAGAACGACCTCGACCGCGGCTACGCGGCCGAGACCGACGGGCTCGCCGAACTGCTCATGGACGACACGCTGCGCGCCGGGCTGTACTCGTTCAACCTGGTCAACAAGCGCGCGAAGCGACCGGCCGGTGCGCCGGACAAGTCGCTGGCGCGCAAGGTGAACAAGGTCGGCATCGTCGGCGCGGGCCTGATGGCCAGCCAGATGGCGCTGCTGTTCGTCCGCCGTCTCAAGGTGCCCGTGGTACTCACCGACGTCGACCAGGACCGGGTCGACAAGGGTGTGTCCTATGTGCACGGTGAGATCGACAAGCTGCTGGCCAAGAAGCGGGTTTCGCCGGACGGCGCGAACCGGCTGAAGGCGCTCGTCTCCGGCTCGCTCGACAAGTCCGCGTTCGCCGACGCCGACTTCGTGATCGAGGCGGTGTTCGAGGAGCTGGGCGTCAAGCAGCAGGTGTTCGCCGACCTGGAGCAGTACGTCTCCCCCGAGGCGATCCTGGCGACGAACACCTCGTCGCTGTCGATCACCGCGATGGCCTCGCGGCTCGAGCACCCGGAACGCGTGGTCGGGTTCCACTTCTTCAACCCGGTCGCGGTGATGCCGCTGCTGGAGATCGTCCGCGCGGAGAAGACCGACGACGCCGCGCTGGCCACCGCGTTCGCGCTCGGCAAGCAGCTCAAGAAGTCGAGCGTGCTGGTCAAGGACGCGTCCGCGTTCGTGGTCAACCGGCTGCTGCTGCGGTTCCTCGGCGAGGTGCTGGTGACCGTGGACGAGGGCACGCCGTTCCAGGTCGCCGACTCCGCGCTCGAACCGCTGGGCCTGCCGATGACGCCGCTGACGCTCATGCAGCTGGTCGGCCCGGCGATCGCCCTGCACGTCGGGGAAACCCTGCACGAGGCGTTCCCGGACCGGTTCACCGTCAGCGAGAACCTCGACCGCTTCGTCAAGGCGGGCAAGAAGGGCGTCTGGCAGTGGGACGACAAGGGCAACGCCACCGTCGATCCCGAGGTGGACGAGCTCTGGCAGCGGGGCGACTCGCCGTCGACGTCCGAGCAGGTGCGTGATCGCGCGCTGGCCGCGATCGCCGAGGAGATCCGGATCATGCTCGACGAGGGCGTGGTCGCCGAGGCGCAGGACATCGACCTGTGCCTGATCCTCGGCGCCGGCTGGCC